GTCCGGCAACTCGATCGCAACCGCGCCGGCCCTGCCCTTGGGGCGCCGCGGAACAGGCTCGCGCACGTTGATATCGCCTACCTCTTCGGGCGGTTCTTCGACCGGCTTGTACTTCGAAGCGAGTTTGAACACTCGCCAGATGAAGAACACGCCAATGATGATAAGCACGAGCGCGAGGAGAAGCTGCACGCGGATAGTCTAGCCCACATTACCGCCGCAGGGCTCGGCTTCCGCGATCGCACAGGCGAGAGCGCGTGTGCCACATTCGTGATCACTCGAACAGCGAATCGACAAATTGCCGGGCATCAAAGGGCAGCAGGTCGGTCTGCTTTTCGCCGACACCGACGTAGCGGACAGGAACACCGAGCTCGCGGGAGATGGCGATAACAATGCCGCCTTTGGCGGTGCCGTCGAGCTTGGTCAACACGATGCCGGTGACGCCAGCGGATTCGGTAAACAGCCGCGCCTGCTGCAAGCCGTTCTGGCCGGTGGTTGCGTCCATGACCAGCAGCACCTCGTGCGGCGCACCGGGAATAAAACGTTGTGCGGTACGCCGCATTTTCTGCAGCTCGTCCATCAAGTTGCTCTTGGTGTGCAGGCGCCCGGCGGTGTCCACGATGACGTAGTCGGTGGCGCGGGCTTTAGCGGCCTGCAGGGCGTCAAAAAGCACGGCGGAGGGATCGCCGCCGGGCTTGGTCTTTACGACCTCGGTGCCGGTGCGGTCGCCCCAGACTTCGAGTTGCTCGATGGCGGCGGCGCGAAAGGTATCGCCGGCGGCCAGCAGGACGGTCTTGCCCTGTGCGCGCAGCGCGTTCGCCAGTTTGCCGATGGTGGTGGTTTTCCCGGTTCCGTTCACGCCGACGACGACAATGACCTCCGGCGGTTCGACGGCTTTGACCGGCTCGAGGCTGGCGCGATGCAGGATGTTGAGCAACTCGTCCTTGAGCACCCGTTTCAACTCGTCGAGGTTGCCGATCTGCCTGCGGTCAACTTTTTCGCGCAGCGCGGCGAGGACTTCCTGGGTGGTGGCGTTGCCGAGGTCGGCGGCGATGAGGGTGGCTTCCAGGTCGTCGAGAGTTCCGCGATCGATTTCCTTGCCGAAGGAAACGACCTCGTCGATGCGCTCGCTCAGGTTT
The sequence above is drawn from the Terriglobales bacterium genome and encodes:
- the ftsY gene encoding signal recognition particle-docking protein FtsY, coding for MIQTLFGSLDEEPKKAGFFDRMKQAVTRTRENLSERIDEVVSFGKEIDRGTLDDLEATLIAADLGNATTQEVLAALREKVDRRQIGNLDELKRVLKDELLNILHRASLEPVKAVEPPEVIVVVGVNGTGKTTTIGKLANALRAQGKTVLLAAGDTFRAAAIEQLEVWGDRTGTEVVKTKPGGDPSAVLFDALQAAKARATDYVIVDTAGRLHTKSNLMDELQKMRRTAQRFIPGAPHEVLLVMDATTGQNGLQQARLFTESAGVTGIVLTKLDGTAKGGIVIAISRELGVPVRYVGVGEKQTDLLPFDARQFVDSLFE